The sequence below is a genomic window from Acidobacteriota bacterium.
CGCCAAAATCAGAGGGTCCCATGAAAACATTTGCGCTGCTCGTCGTCCTGTCCGTGTTCGCGCCGCTGGCTTATTCACAGAGCGGATACCATCTCACCAAAAAGGTCGCCCTACCCGGCGACGGTGGCTGGGACTATGTCAGCGTGGACAGCGTGAATCGGCGCCTCTATGTCTCGCACGGCGTGCAGGTGGAAGTGCTCGACGCAGACACGGGCGCCATCGTCGGCAACATTCCCGCGCCGACGGTTGATCCCGCCGGCAAGCCGGTGGCGCAAAATGTGCATGGCGCCGCCGTAGTGCCCGAGCTGGGCCGCGGCTTCACCACCAACGGTCGCGCCGCCACCATGACCATATTTGACCTGAAGACCTTGAAGATTATTCAGGAAGTTCCCATCGCGCCTGGCCCGGACGGTTTTCTCTTCGATCCGGCTACGCGCCGTGTGTTTTCCTTCAGCCGCTCCTCCAAAAATGCCAGCGCGGTGAATGGCGCGGAAGGGACCGTCGCGAGAATACTCGATCTCGGCGGAGTGCCGGAAGCGGCGGCGGCGGATGGCAAGGGCAATGTGCTGATCACGATTCAGGATCAGGATCGCATCGTGAAATTTGACTCGAAGAAACTAGAGATTACCGACTCTTGGCCCGTGGCGCCCGCCTGCACGCAGCCCACCAGCATGGCCATTGATCGCAAGAACTCGCGCCTGTTCGTCGGCTGCCGCGGCAAGCAGTTCATCGTCATGAACACGGAGACCGGAAAGGTGCTGACGACCCTGCCCATCGGACAGGGTACCGATGCCGCGACGTATGATCC
It includes:
- a CDS encoding YncE family protein: MKTFALLVVLSVFAPLAYSQSGYHLTKKVALPGDGGWDYVSVDSVNRRLYVSHGVQVEVLDADTGAIVGNIPAPTVDPAGKPVAQNVHGAAVVPELGRGFTTNGRAATMTIFDLKTLKIIQEVPIAPGPDGFLFDPATRRVFSFSRSSKNASAVNGAEGTVARILDLGGVPEAAAADGKGNVLITIQDQDRIVKFDSKKLEITDSWPVAPACTQPTSMAIDRKNSRLFVGCRGKQFIVMNTETGKVLTTLPIGQGTDAATYDPDTRLIFISNGEGTVTIIHQETPDKYTIVETLKTEEGAKTMALDLKTHRIYVATADRSTPPAPAPGEQPAARVVAPGTFRVLMYDKN